A window of the Longimicrobium sp. genome harbors these coding sequences:
- a CDS encoding OmpA family protein gives MAEIEHDPEEHSPWPAFADLLAATSLLFLILFAATTVPAIGRNRARESTLARIDSALTRTAERHRVSVSRPGDYLLLRIEGDATFPQRRSELADLRPEGRRILRAFGTYLRSDSGLIASIDQIQVVGHTSREGADSTNWRLSAARAASVALFLIDSVHILPCQVTALGRSRYYPRSPERARASRDPDPADRRIEIEIRPRIPGDAEQERQRGRCVQDTQRPR, from the coding sequence ATGGCCGAGATCGAGCACGACCCGGAGGAGCACAGCCCCTGGCCCGCCTTCGCCGACCTGCTGGCGGCCACCTCGCTCCTCTTCCTGATCCTCTTCGCCGCCACCACGGTGCCCGCCATCGGCCGCAACCGCGCGCGGGAAAGCACCCTGGCGCGGATCGACTCCGCGCTCACCCGCACCGCCGAGCGCCACCGGGTAAGCGTGAGCCGCCCGGGCGACTACCTGCTGCTGCGCATCGAGGGCGACGCCACCTTTCCCCAGCGCCGCTCGGAGCTGGCGGACCTGAGGCCCGAGGGGCGGCGGATCCTGCGCGCGTTCGGCACGTACCTGCGGTCCGACAGCGGGCTGATCGCCTCGATCGACCAGATCCAGGTAGTGGGGCACACCAGCCGCGAGGGCGCCGACTCCACCAACTGGCGGCTGTCGGCGGCGCGCGCGGCGTCGGTGGCGCTCTTCCTGATCGACTCGGTGCACATCCTCCCCTGCCAGGTCACCGCGCTGGGGCGCAGCCGCTACTATCCCCGCAGCCCCGAGCGCGCCCGCGCCAGCCGCGACCCCGACCCCGCCGACCGGCGCATCGAGATCGAGATCCGCCCGCGCATCCCCGGCGACGCCGAGCAGGAGCGGCAGCGCGGCCGCTGCGTGCAGGACACGCAGAGGCCGCGGTGA
- a CDS encoding NAD(P)-dependent oxidoreductase has product MKIAFLGTGHMGLPMARNLAAAGHDVAAWNRTREKAEPLAEHGVRVVETPAEAARDAEIAVTMLADNRAVAATVFDDEGIYVALPQGAVHVSCSTIGVAFSRTLADAHDSQRQGYVAAPVFGRPEAAEARKLKIVAAGAADAIERARPVLDAIGERTFVVGDEPALANVVKLCGNFIIASMIETLGESFALARKSGVGEDMFLEVLNGTFFSSPIFAGYAKAIAEKKFQPAGFKLALGLKDVRLALAAADAAEVPMPAASLLHDRFLSGVATGRGDHDWSAIAALVAESAGL; this is encoded by the coding sequence ATGAAGATCGCGTTCCTGGGGACGGGGCACATGGGGCTGCCGATGGCCCGCAACCTGGCCGCGGCGGGGCACGACGTCGCCGCGTGGAACCGCACGCGCGAGAAGGCGGAGCCGCTGGCGGAGCACGGCGTCCGCGTCGTCGAGACGCCGGCCGAGGCCGCGCGGGACGCCGAGATCGCCGTCACCATGCTCGCCGACAACCGCGCGGTGGCCGCTACGGTGTTCGACGACGAGGGAATCTACGTGGCGCTGCCGCAGGGCGCCGTCCACGTCTCCTGCAGCACCATCGGCGTGGCGTTCTCGCGCACGCTGGCCGACGCGCACGATTCGCAGCGGCAGGGCTACGTGGCCGCCCCTGTCTTCGGCCGCCCGGAAGCGGCGGAGGCGCGGAAGCTCAAGATCGTCGCCGCCGGCGCGGCGGATGCCATCGAGCGGGCGCGGCCGGTGCTCGACGCCATCGGCGAGCGCACCTTCGTGGTCGGCGACGAGCCGGCGCTCGCCAACGTGGTGAAGCTGTGCGGCAACTTCATCATTGCGTCGATGATCGAGACGCTGGGCGAGTCCTTCGCCCTGGCGCGCAAGAGCGGCGTGGGCGAGGACATGTTCCTCGAGGTGCTGAACGGCACCTTCTTCTCCTCTCCCATCTTCGCCGGCTACGCGAAGGCGATCGCGGAGAAGAAGTTCCAGCCCGCGGGGTTCAAGCTGGCGCTCGGATTGAAGGACGTGCGGCTCGCGCTCGCCGCCGCGGACGCCGCGGAGGTGCCGATGCCCGCCGCCAGCCTGCTGCACGACCGCTTCCTGTCGGGCGTCGCCACCGGCCGCGGCGACCACGACTGGTCCGCCATCGCCGCGCTCGTCGCGGAGTCGGCGGGGCTATGA
- a CDS encoding NAD-dependent succinate-semialdehyde dehydrogenase, translating into MPITTINPATGEEQPTGLEKHTPDEVERRLALADEAFRAHRRTSISDRAAKMARAGEILEREKLDLARTMTTEMGKTLKSAIAEAEKCAWSCRYYAENAARFLADDAVETKARRSYVRHLPLGPVLAVMPWNFPFWQVFRFAAPGLMAGNVGLLKHASNVPRCAMAIEDVLRRAGFAEGVFQTLLVGADAVAGIIDDPRVKAATLTGSTPAGSSVAERAGKRLKKTVLELGGSDPFIVLPSADLDAAAETAAKARCINNGQSCIAAKRFIVHADVYDAFTERFVRAMEAQKVGDPMRDETDVGPLAMESTRDDVERQVRDSVAAGAKVLTGGERIEGPGWFYRPTILAEIPEDAPAYREEVFGPVALLFRAAGADDAIRIGNDSDFGLGSSVWTRDEAEARRFVDELEAGMTFVNAIVASDPRLPFGGVKQSGYGRELGRVGIHEFMNLKTVWMEDEGPAEHPASE; encoded by the coding sequence ATGCCCATCACCACCATCAATCCCGCCACGGGCGAGGAGCAGCCGACGGGGCTGGAGAAGCACACGCCCGACGAGGTCGAGCGCAGGCTGGCGCTGGCCGACGAGGCGTTCCGCGCGCACCGCCGCACCTCCATCTCCGACCGCGCGGCGAAGATGGCGCGCGCCGGCGAGATCCTGGAGCGCGAGAAGCTCGATCTCGCCCGGACGATGACGACGGAGATGGGGAAGACGCTCAAGTCGGCGATCGCCGAGGCGGAGAAGTGCGCCTGGTCGTGCCGCTACTACGCCGAGAACGCCGCGCGCTTCCTGGCCGACGACGCGGTGGAGACGAAGGCCAGGCGCTCGTACGTGCGCCATCTCCCCCTCGGCCCCGTGCTGGCGGTGATGCCGTGGAACTTCCCCTTCTGGCAGGTCTTCCGCTTCGCCGCGCCGGGGCTGATGGCGGGGAACGTCGGCCTCCTCAAGCACGCGTCCAACGTCCCCCGCTGCGCGATGGCGATCGAGGACGTCCTGCGCCGCGCGGGCTTCGCCGAGGGCGTGTTCCAGACGCTGCTGGTGGGCGCGGACGCGGTCGCGGGGATCATCGACGACCCGCGGGTAAAGGCGGCCACGCTCACCGGCAGCACGCCAGCGGGGAGCAGCGTGGCCGAGCGCGCGGGGAAGCGGTTGAAGAAGACGGTGCTGGAGCTGGGCGGGAGCGATCCCTTCATCGTCCTCCCCAGCGCCGACCTCGACGCGGCGGCGGAGACGGCGGCGAAGGCGCGATGCATCAACAACGGCCAGAGCTGCATCGCCGCCAAGCGCTTCATCGTGCACGCGGACGTCTACGACGCGTTCACCGAGCGCTTCGTCCGCGCGATGGAGGCGCAGAAGGTGGGAGATCCGATGCGGGACGAGACGGACGTCGGTCCGCTGGCGATGGAGAGTACGCGCGACGACGTGGAGCGGCAGGTGCGCGACTCCGTGGCCGCGGGCGCGAAGGTGCTGACCGGCGGCGAGCGGATCGAGGGGCCGGGATGGTTCTATCGCCCCACCATCCTGGCGGAGATCCCGGAGGACGCGCCGGCATACCGCGAGGAGGTGTTCGGCCCCGTGGCCCTCCTCTTCCGCGCTGCGGGCGCGGACGACGCGATCCGCATCGGCAACGACAGCGACTTCGGCCTGGGGAGCAGCGTGTGGACGCGCGACGAGGCCGAGGCGCGGCGCTTCGTGGACGAGCTGGAGGCGGGGATGACGTTCGTGAACGCGATTGTGGCGTCGGACCCGCGGCTGCCGTTCGGCGGCGTGAAGCAGAGCGGCTACGGCCGCGAGCTGGGCCGCGTCGGCATCCACGAGTTCATGAACCTCAAGACCGTCTGGATGGAGGACGAGGGCCCGGCCGAGCACCCGGCGTCGGAGTAG
- a CDS encoding TetR/AcrR family transcriptional regulator gives MPTPLPFYIREDDPPAKREILRAALSLFSERGLAATSIRDIAGESGYTNPALYRHFESKDALALHLFETCHARVWTSLAAALDSASGFDAKLDAYVGCWLGLRDDDPAVMNFLSDSARVLWPRAGASVRWRTVIGLVRSLVLQAPGIADGLEADAAAATVQGALSELGRMIEVGVVPGPARAWRDRTVALLRKALG, from the coding sequence ATGCCGACTCCGCTGCCGTTCTACATCCGCGAAGACGATCCGCCGGCGAAGCGCGAGATCCTGCGCGCGGCCCTCTCTCTCTTCAGCGAGCGCGGGCTGGCGGCCACCAGCATCCGCGACATCGCGGGAGAGAGCGGCTACACCAACCCCGCGCTCTACCGCCATTTCGAGAGCAAGGACGCGCTGGCGCTGCACCTCTTCGAGACCTGCCACGCGCGCGTGTGGACCAGCCTGGCCGCCGCGCTGGATTCGGCGAGCGGGTTCGACGCGAAGCTGGACGCGTACGTCGGCTGCTGGCTGGGGCTGAGGGATGACGATCCCGCGGTGATGAACTTCCTGTCCGACAGCGCCCGCGTCCTCTGGCCCCGCGCGGGCGCCTCCGTCCGCTGGCGCACGGTGATCGGCCTCGTCCGCTCGCTGGTTCTCCAAGCGCCGGGGATAGCCGACGGGCTCGAAGCCGACGCCGCCGCGGCGACCGTGCAGGGTGCACTGTCCGAGCTGGGGCGGATGATCGAGGTGGGCGTGGTGCCCGGCCCGGCGCGCGCCTGGAGGGATCGGACCGTGGCGCTTCTCCGGAAGGCGCTCGGCTGA
- a CDS encoding NAD-glutamate dehydrogenase domain-containing protein, producing MSTIAPASPAAAQEAVTVDELCAHIGTLSRADEQLACDFARIFFARIPRTLLEERSPQELAAMTLGAWEFLKRDRPDQVSVEVADPRDEGWKAPVTVIRTEVGDRPFIVDTIREYLNAENIPILHYVYPVLRVERGPDGAITAVGGGTGGAEGLVALGHVEIPHVARRERAAEIGEEVRRRLTDVVEATRDFHAMVEQVERVQAAVAGYLRRFPDRAREYGEYLEFLGWLRAGNFVFLGSRAYEITGEGDAAAVGVQAGSGLGILADEERSQYAAPQRLADMPAELRERVVAGPLLIVSKANRESTVHRRAPLDYIGVKRLDEQGNVVGEWRFLGLFTSQAYAQSPADIPVLRQKADSILAQSGARKGSHDYKEIVSALHEMPKEELFQATTEQLREEVGAVLAHLFSDEVRVVLRPDTLRSEVAVMVILPRGRFSNRVKKEIGALLQDRLGGSLRSSATAGAAEQARIHYYLTGRRAAAPADGDVAAGERELEREITQLLRAWEDVLEERLGESVDGEEARRLAQAYGQVVGADYRAANNPAAAVPDVLRMDEMLRGGHSVSLLLRPPVDGETVAPGATVLRLYLAGERLVLSDFMPILEDHGIKVLEVDTFEFQPSDSLPHLMTYSFHVQTRAGEPIPAELYSALAESLLASRSGDAQKDPYAQLTLLSGLRWREVDVVRTYANYASQIGAVPNRLAPVRAFTTYPHFGRLLIDLFHARLSPERKASKAELQEMRKTVTAALEKVTSLADDRALRRMANLVEATVRTNYYRHGGADPSFRSGGVPYISIKVRSADVEELKKTRLLYEIYVHSARMEGVHLRGAPVSRGGIRWSDRPDDFRTEVLGLVQTQVVKNATIVPSGSKGGFITKRQFSDRDAQLEERRQQYMTLMRGLLDVTDNLVDGKVVPPPGVVRHDGDDPYLVVAADKGTADLSDTANAVAAEYGFWLDDAFASGGSQGYDHKKEGITARGAWECVKRHFREMGKDIQTEPFTVSGIGDMSGDVFGNGMLLSPVIRLVAAFDHRHIFIDPDPDPARSFAERKRMFDLPRSSWDDYDRAALSEGAMIVPRASKEIELTPQARAALGLGEDVERLDGEGLVRAVLKAPVELFWNGGIGTYVKSSDETHADVGDTTNDPVRIDAAELRCQVVGEGGNLGFTQKGRIEFALRGGRINTDALDNSAGVDMSDHEVNLKILLGRVVRDGELDEEGRNELLRSMTDEVNRLVLRNNFGQSLAVSLDEGRSKEALDDFVSFIDARARDGRLDPAAEGMPDAEELRARRQARLGLTRPTLCVLLAHAKLQAKGALLESTVPDDAATDEYLVEYFPRAAVQVAGDARLREHRLRREIVTTELVNDLVNLMGSSFLHRVSRDSGRGIAEVVRAWLVASRIAGAEEIRADMAAAEGRFPAETIYRWLNGLARVLEQTTQWLLANLPANADTRAVIEEARGGLATLRGSFAKFVAGEDRNVFLQRLGELQDLGVEKTLGERLITLRFLPQLLEIVNVARGSRTEEIRTARAFYTVSEKLGTARMREGLRVAAGNDPWERRYAGTLGDDLTAAQRAVVAAVLRDGEDPARTLAALEKAHPQAFRAYRDLAAELSRGECPLAAFALAVRQLQSVAAAVQSS from the coding sequence ATGAGTACCATCGCCCCCGCCTCGCCGGCCGCCGCCCAGGAGGCGGTCACGGTCGACGAGCTCTGCGCCCACATCGGCACCCTCTCCCGCGCGGACGAGCAGCTGGCCTGCGACTTCGCGCGGATCTTCTTCGCCCGCATCCCGCGCACGCTGCTTGAGGAGCGCTCGCCGCAGGAGCTGGCCGCCATGACCCTGGGCGCCTGGGAGTTCCTCAAGCGCGACCGCCCCGACCAGGTGAGCGTGGAGGTGGCCGACCCCCGCGACGAGGGATGGAAGGCGCCCGTCACCGTCATCCGCACCGAGGTGGGCGACCGGCCGTTCATCGTGGACACCATCCGCGAGTACCTGAACGCCGAGAACATCCCCATCCTCCACTACGTCTATCCCGTCCTGCGGGTGGAGCGCGGCCCCGACGGCGCCATCACCGCGGTCGGCGGCGGCACCGGCGGCGCCGAGGGCCTCGTGGCGCTCGGCCACGTGGAGATCCCGCACGTGGCCCGCCGCGAGCGCGCCGCCGAGATCGGCGAGGAGGTGCGCCGCCGCCTGACCGACGTGGTGGAGGCCACCCGCGACTTCCACGCGATGGTGGAGCAGGTCGAGCGCGTGCAGGCCGCGGTCGCCGGCTACCTGCGCCGCTTTCCCGACCGCGCGCGCGAGTACGGCGAGTACCTGGAGTTCCTGGGCTGGCTGCGCGCGGGGAACTTCGTGTTCCTGGGCTCGCGCGCCTACGAGATCACCGGCGAGGGCGACGCCGCCGCGGTGGGCGTGCAGGCGGGGAGCGGGCTGGGGATCCTGGCCGACGAGGAGCGCTCGCAGTACGCGGCGCCGCAGCGGCTGGCCGACATGCCCGCCGAGCTGCGCGAGCGCGTGGTGGCCGGGCCGCTGCTGATCGTCAGCAAGGCCAACCGCGAGAGCACGGTGCACCGCCGCGCGCCGCTCGACTACATCGGCGTCAAGCGGCTCGACGAGCAGGGGAACGTGGTGGGCGAGTGGCGCTTCCTGGGCCTCTTCACCAGCCAGGCCTACGCGCAGAGCCCGGCCGACATCCCCGTGCTGCGCCAGAAGGCGGACAGCATCCTGGCGCAGAGCGGCGCGCGGAAGGGGAGCCACGACTACAAGGAGATCGTCTCGGCGCTGCACGAGATGCCCAAGGAGGAGCTGTTCCAGGCCACCACCGAGCAGCTGCGCGAGGAGGTGGGCGCCGTCCTGGCCCACCTGTTCAGCGACGAGGTGCGCGTGGTGCTGCGCCCCGACACGCTGCGCAGCGAGGTGGCGGTGATGGTGATCCTCCCCCGCGGCCGCTTCAGCAACCGGGTGAAGAAGGAGATCGGCGCGCTGCTGCAGGACCGCCTGGGCGGCTCGCTCCGCTCCAGCGCCACGGCGGGCGCGGCCGAGCAGGCGCGCATCCACTACTATCTCACCGGCCGCCGCGCCGCCGCCCCCGCCGACGGCGACGTGGCCGCCGGCGAGCGCGAGCTGGAGCGCGAGATCACCCAGCTGCTGCGCGCGTGGGAAGACGTGCTCGAGGAGCGGCTGGGCGAGAGCGTCGACGGCGAGGAGGCGCGGCGGCTGGCGCAGGCGTACGGGCAGGTGGTGGGCGCCGACTACCGCGCCGCCAACAATCCCGCCGCCGCGGTGCCCGACGTGCTGCGCATGGACGAGATGCTGCGCGGCGGCCACTCCGTCTCCCTTCTCCTCCGTCCCCCCGTCGACGGCGAGACGGTGGCGCCGGGGGCCACGGTGCTGCGCCTGTACCTGGCCGGCGAGCGGCTGGTCCTCTCCGACTTCATGCCCATCCTCGAGGACCACGGGATCAAGGTGCTGGAGGTCGACACCTTCGAGTTCCAGCCCAGCGACTCGCTCCCGCACCTGATGACGTACTCGTTCCACGTGCAGACGCGCGCGGGCGAGCCCATTCCCGCCGAGCTCTATTCGGCGCTGGCGGAGAGCCTCCTCGCGTCCCGTTCCGGTGATGCGCAGAAGGACCCGTACGCGCAGCTCACCCTCCTCTCGGGGCTGCGCTGGCGCGAGGTCGACGTCGTCCGCACCTACGCCAACTACGCGTCGCAGATCGGCGCGGTGCCCAACCGGCTGGCGCCGGTACGCGCGTTCACCACCTACCCCCACTTCGGCCGGCTCCTGATCGACCTCTTCCACGCCCGCCTGTCGCCCGAGCGCAAGGCGAGCAAGGCGGAGCTGCAGGAAATGCGGAAGACGGTGACCGCGGCGCTGGAGAAGGTGACCTCGCTGGCCGACGACCGCGCGTTGCGGCGGATGGCCAACCTGGTGGAGGCCACCGTCCGCACCAACTACTACCGCCACGGCGGCGCGGACCCCTCGTTCCGCTCGGGCGGGGTGCCGTACATCTCCATCAAGGTGCGCTCGGCCGACGTGGAGGAGCTGAAGAAGACCCGCCTCCTCTACGAGATCTACGTCCACTCCGCGCGGATGGAGGGGGTGCACCTGCGCGGCGCCCCCGTCTCGCGCGGCGGCATCCGCTGGAGCGACCGGCCGGACGACTTCCGCACCGAGGTGCTGGGGCTGGTGCAGACCCAGGTGGTGAAGAACGCCACCATCGTCCCCAGCGGATCGAAGGGCGGCTTCATCACCAAGCGGCAGTTCTCCGACCGCGACGCACAGCTGGAGGAGCGGCGGCAGCAGTACATGACGCTGATGCGCGGCCTTCTCGACGTCACCGACAACCTGGTGGACGGCAAGGTCGTCCCCCCGCCGGGCGTGGTGCGCCACGACGGTGACGACCCCTACCTCGTGGTCGCCGCGGACAAGGGGACGGCGGACCTCTCCGACACGGCCAACGCGGTAGCGGCGGAGTACGGCTTCTGGCTCGACGACGCCTTCGCCAGCGGAGGCAGCCAGGGGTACGACCACAAGAAGGAGGGGATCACCGCGCGCGGCGCCTGGGAGTGCGTCAAGCGCCACTTCCGCGAGATGGGGAAGGACATCCAGACGGAGCCCTTCACCGTCAGCGGGATCGGCGACATGAGCGGCGACGTCTTCGGCAACGGGATGCTGCTGTCGCCGGTGATCCGCCTGGTCGCGGCGTTCGACCATCGCCACATCTTCATCGACCCCGACCCCGATCCGGCGCGCTCGTTCGCCGAGCGGAAGCGGATGTTCGACCTTCCCCGCAGCAGCTGGGACGACTACGACCGCGCGGCGCTGTCGGAAGGGGCCATGATCGTCCCCCGCGCCAGCAAGGAGATCGAGCTCACCCCGCAGGCGCGCGCCGCGCTGGGGCTGGGTGAGGACGTCGAGAGACTGGACGGCGAGGGGCTGGTGCGCGCGGTGCTGAAGGCGCCGGTGGAGCTGTTCTGGAATGGCGGGATCGGCACCTACGTGAAGTCCAGCGACGAGACGCACGCCGACGTGGGCGACACGACGAACGACCCCGTGCGCATCGACGCCGCCGAGCTGCGCTGCCAGGTGGTGGGCGAGGGCGGCAACCTGGGGTTCACGCAGAAGGGGCGGATCGAGTTCGCGCTGCGCGGCGGGCGCATCAACACCGACGCGCTCGACAACTCGGCGGGCGTGGACATGTCGGACCACGAGGTGAACCTGAAGATCCTCCTGGGCCGCGTGGTGCGCGACGGCGAGCTGGACGAGGAGGGGCGCAACGAGCTGCTGCGCTCGATGACCGACGAGGTGAACCGCCTGGTGCTGCGCAACAACTTCGGCCAGTCGCTGGCGGTCTCGCTCGACGAGGGGCGGTCGAAGGAGGCGCTGGACGACTTCGTCTCGTTCATCGACGCCCGCGCGCGCGACGGGCGGCTGGACCCCGCGGCCGAGGGGATGCCCGACGCCGAGGAGCTGCGCGCCCGGCGGCAGGCGCGCCTCGGCCTCACCCGGCCGACGCTGTGCGTGCTCCTGGCCCATGCCAAGCTGCAGGCCAAGGGCGCGCTGCTGGAGAGCACGGTGCCCGACGACGCCGCTACCGACGAGTACCTGGTGGAGTACTTCCCCCGCGCGGCCGTGCAGGTGGCGGGCGACGCGCGCCTGCGCGAGCACCGGCTGCGGCGCGAGATCGTGACCACCGAGCTGGTGAACGACCTGGTGAACCTGATGGGGTCGTCCTTCCTCCACCGCGTGAGCCGCGACAGCGGGCGGGGGATCGCCGAGGTGGTGCGGGCGTGGCTGGTAGCCAGCCGCATCGCCGGGGCGGAGGAGATCCGCGCCGACATGGCCGCCGCCGAGGGGCGCTTCCCCGCGGAGACCATCTACCGCTGGCTGAATGGGCTGGCGCGGGTGCTGGAGCAGACCACGCAGTGGCTCCTGGCCAACCTCCCCGCGAACGCCGACACCCGCGCGGTGATCGAGGAGGCGCGCGGCGGGCTGGCCACGCTCCGCGGCAGCTTCGCCAAGTTCGTCGCGGGCGAGGACCGCAACGTCTTCCTGCAGCGCCTGGGCGAGCTGCAGGACCTGGGGGTGGAAAAGACGCTGGGCGAGCGGCTGATCACCCTGCGCTTCCTCCCGCAGCTGCTGGAGATCGTGAACGTGGCGCGCGGCTCGCGGACGGAGGAGATCCGCACCGCCAGGGCGTTCTACACGGTGTCGGAGAAGCTGGGGACCGCGCGGATGCGCGAGGGGCTGCGCGTGGCCGCGGGGAACGACCCGTGGGAGCGGCGCTACGCCGGTACGCTGGGCGACGACCTGACCGCCGCGCAGCGCGCAGTGGTCGCCGCCGTCCTCCGCGACGGCGAGGACCCGGCGCGCACGCTGGCGGCGCTGGAGAAGGCGCATCCGCAGGCGTTCCGGGCCTACCGCGACTTGGCCGCCGAGCTGAGCCGCGGCGAGTGCCCGCTGGCCGCCTTCGCGCTGGCCGTGCGCCAGCTCCAGAGCGTAGCCGCCGCCGTCCAGTCCAGCTGA